Proteins from one Acidobacteriota bacterium genomic window:
- a CDS encoding LD-carboxypeptidase: MLKPSVLQPGHTIGIIAPGSPILVEQLAAGVRELERLGFRTRYREDILAAERYLAGSLERRLTEFYELWEDPRIDAIIAARGGYGCQHLLPFLDATRIRKHPKILVGYSDLTALQLFLLQNCELVTFHGPMVTKDFAEGPAHYDWDSFERVLCYPNSERAFSSPGTSTLIGGTATGRLVGGCLSLITALIGTPWQLETRNSILFLEDVAERPFRLDRMLHQMKLAGMFDQVRGILFGEMYDCTLPSEAGYQLEDLCFDLIKDIGVPALFGWQSGHSPIKNRTLPLGIQVKLDADRQEVELLEAAVSATK; encoded by the coding sequence ATGCTTAAACCATCTGTCCTCCAACCCGGCCACACCATTGGAATTATTGCCCCCGGCAGCCCAATTCTGGTTGAGCAGCTTGCGGCGGGCGTACGGGAGCTTGAACGACTTGGGTTTCGGACTCGCTATCGGGAAGACATCCTGGCAGCCGAACGGTATCTGGCCGGGTCGCTTGAGCGACGACTCACTGAGTTTTATGAACTCTGGGAAGATCCACGGATTGATGCCATCATTGCCGCTCGCGGTGGCTATGGGTGCCAGCACCTCCTGCCTTTTCTGGACGCAACGCGCATTCGCAAGCACCCGAAAATTCTGGTTGGATATAGCGATCTGACCGCCTTGCAGCTTTTTCTGCTTCAAAATTGCGAACTGGTGACCTTTCATGGTCCAATGGTGACCAAAGATTTTGCCGAAGGCCCCGCGCACTATGATTGGGATTCATTTGAGCGAGTGCTGTGCTACCCCAACTCTGAGAGAGCATTTTCCTCACCTGGAACCTCAACTTTGATCGGTGGTACGGCAACCGGACGGCTGGTTGGTGGGTGTTTGTCACTCATCACCGCATTGATTGGGACACCCTGGCAGCTTGAAACGCGGAATTCAATTTTGTTTTTGGAAGACGTGGCCGAACGACCGTTCCGGCTCGACCGAATGCTCCACCAGATGAAACTGGCGGGAATGTTTGACCAGGTTCGCGGCATTTTATTTGGGGAAATGTATGACTGCACCCTTCCCTCCGAAGCCGGTTATCAGCTTGAAGATCTATGCTTTGACCTGATCAAAGACATCGGCGTACCAGCCCTCTTTGGCTGGCAATCAGGGCATAGCCCAATAAAAAATCGCACGTTGCCTCTGGGCATTCAGGTCAAACTTGATGCTG